A region from the Variovorax paradoxus genome encodes:
- a CDS encoding carboxylesterase/lipase family protein, which translates to MNTALRAAVQARPENQGAARTAAATRALAAAACMALVACGGGSSGSSFSFLPITPTAPPPPAPPPPAADGPMVRDTVAGKIEGVDDSANTGTWFWKGVPFAQPPVGALRWRAPVAPEAWSGIRPAMKFGNACLQIGRLFGPGANNTYDASIGAMLGKPVGSEDCLFVNIWRPATSEQNLPVLLFVHGGSNISGYTADPLYDGARLAKAANAVVITASYRLGILGFLNVPQLRPGGTAGDDSGNFALLDNMAALRFIRNNVANFGGDPGNVTLSGESAGATNLLAVMTSPMARGLFHKAFEMSGGISLASNLPPGTLPTLVPASISHAQGQSILEKLLVADGTTADPAAAKAYIGTRTPAQIAEYLRAQEGGAMLATVVANGLGSVAPIPDGTVLPVDPIGAIAADNYVKVPMLAGNTRDEGKLFASLLGTIGFPKPGWIVTDAQRFSMMFDFDPDAPPTLTAADIIDPFYLPVDTPGTGYNAATAVITKGLFEANRDNLLNTMKTRQPNIWHYRLDWAQEPSPWNDVYGASHAFDLPFVFGNFGGSLLSNVMGGKANQPGRLALSNAVMASIGAFMRKGDPNTPELGATWATWPSQLRLDATPSAAVVTPVQAVP; encoded by the coding sequence ATGAATACGGCACTGAGAGCAGCGGTACAGGCACGGCCAGAGAACCAGGGTGCGGCAAGAACGGCAGCAGCAACGCGGGCGCTGGCCGCGGCGGCCTGCATGGCACTCGTGGCCTGCGGCGGCGGCTCTTCGGGCTCGTCGTTTTCGTTCCTGCCGATCACTCCAACCGCGCCGCCACCACCGGCCCCGCCGCCCCCAGCTGCCGATGGCCCCATGGTGCGCGACACCGTGGCCGGCAAGATCGAAGGCGTGGACGACAGCGCCAACACGGGCACATGGTTCTGGAAGGGCGTTCCTTTCGCCCAGCCGCCGGTCGGCGCGTTGCGCTGGCGCGCTCCGGTGGCGCCCGAGGCGTGGAGCGGCATCCGCCCGGCCATGAAGTTCGGCAATGCCTGCCTGCAGATCGGTCGCCTCTTCGGCCCCGGCGCCAACAACACCTACGACGCCAGCATCGGCGCCATGCTGGGCAAGCCGGTCGGCAGCGAGGACTGCCTGTTCGTCAACATCTGGCGCCCGGCCACGAGCGAGCAGAACCTGCCGGTGCTGCTGTTCGTGCACGGCGGCAGCAATATTTCGGGCTACACGGCCGATCCGCTCTACGACGGCGCCCGGCTGGCGAAGGCCGCCAACGCGGTGGTCATCACCGCCAGCTACCGCCTGGGCATCCTGGGCTTCCTGAACGTGCCGCAGCTGCGCCCGGGCGGCACCGCGGGCGACGACTCGGGCAACTTCGCGCTGCTCGACAACATGGCGGCGCTGCGCTTCATCCGGAACAACGTCGCCAACTTCGGCGGGGATCCGGGCAACGTCACGCTTTCGGGCGAATCGGCCGGCGCCACCAACCTGCTGGCGGTGATGACCTCGCCGATGGCCAGGGGCCTCTTTCACAAGGCCTTCGAGATGAGCGGCGGGATTTCGCTTGCGAGCAACCTGCCGCCGGGGACGCTGCCTACGCTGGTTCCTGCATCGATCTCGCACGCGCAGGGCCAGTCGATCCTGGAGAAACTGCTCGTGGCCGATGGCACCACCGCCGACCCAGCCGCCGCCAAGGCCTATATCGGCACGCGCACGCCGGCGCAGATCGCCGAATACCTGCGCGCCCAGGAGGGTGGCGCGATGCTGGCCACGGTGGTCGCCAACGGCCTGGGCAGCGTTGCGCCCATTCCCGACGGCACGGTGCTGCCTGTCGATCCGATCGGCGCGATCGCCGCCGACAACTACGTCAAGGTGCCGATGCTCGCGGGCAACACGCGCGACGAGGGCAAGCTCTTCGCGTCGCTGCTGGGAACCATCGGCTTCCCGAAGCCGGGCTGGATCGTCACTGATGCCCAGCGCTTCTCGATGATGTTCGACTTCGATCCGGACGCACCTCCCACGCTCACGGCGGCCGACATCATCGATCCGTTCTACCTTCCGGTAGACACGCCCGGCACGGGCTACAACGCGGCGACCGCCGTCATCACGAAGGGGCTCTTCGAGGCCAACCGCGACAACCTGCTCAACACCATGAAGACGCGCCAGCCGAACATCTGGCACTACCGCCTCGACTGGGCGCAGGAGCCCTCGCCGTGGAACGACGTGTACGGGGCTTCGCATGCGTTCGACCTGCCGTTCGTGTTCGGCAACTTCGGCGGCTCGCTGCTCAGCAACGTGATGGGCGGCAAGGCCAACCAGCCGGGCCGGCTCGCCCTGTCCAACGCCGTCATGGCCAGCATCGGCGCCTTCATGCGCAAGGGCGACCCGAACACGCCCGAACTCGGTGCAACCTGGGCGACATGGCCGTCGCAGCTGCGGCTCGACGCCACGCCCTCGGCGGCCGTGGTCACGCCGGTGCAGGCCGTGCCTTGA
- a CDS encoding AraC family transcriptional regulator — MPHAPRRPQRRPGCAQQPELRTSSAAWLEGVLSMFEAEGLDVPSLLRDAGFDPDSLHRQNARVPVDEVSVLWQLAVARAGKPTLGLARDLAATHSKLGTVGHAMACSADLGAALTRLTRYMAVISDATAFSMQPEARGCWMVMEHTGGSLPIPRRRVEYALLTVFMQCQWLTRRELQPLALEFIYPPPAHDRLHREAFGCAIRYNAPANRLLLSAADMAMPLPTHHPALGEMQEHLLDDQLNLLGQTTTSTLVCAEIARRLPHGEPRRQDVAAGLGLAERTLQRRLQEESVSFQSLLDRTRRELAQQYLAQDRHTLTDVADMLGFVDSSNFFRACKRWFGLPPAQYRARIWDTPALAH, encoded by the coding sequence ATGCCGCACGCCCCGCGCCGACCGCAACGCCGGCCCGGCTGCGCGCAGCAGCCGGAGCTTCGGACCAGCTCGGCCGCCTGGCTCGAAGGCGTGCTCTCCATGTTCGAGGCCGAAGGGCTCGACGTGCCTTCGCTGCTGCGCGACGCCGGTTTCGACCCCGACTCGCTGCACCGCCAGAACGCGCGCGTGCCGGTCGACGAGGTCTCGGTGCTCTGGCAACTCGCGGTGGCGCGCGCCGGCAAGCCCACGCTGGGCCTCGCCCGCGACCTGGCCGCCACGCACAGCAAGCTGGGCACGGTCGGCCACGCCATGGCCTGCAGTGCAGACCTGGGCGCGGCGCTCACCCGGCTCACGCGCTACATGGCGGTGATCTCGGACGCGACCGCCTTCTCGATGCAGCCCGAGGCGCGCGGCTGCTGGATGGTGATGGAGCACACCGGCGGCAGCCTCCCGATTCCGCGCCGGCGCGTCGAATACGCCCTGCTGACCGTCTTCATGCAATGCCAGTGGCTCACGCGGCGCGAGCTGCAGCCGCTGGCCCTGGAGTTCATCTACCCGCCGCCGGCCCACGACCGGCTGCACCGCGAGGCCTTCGGCTGCGCCATCCGCTACAACGCGCCGGCCAACCGCCTGCTGCTGTCGGCGGCCGACATGGCCATGCCGCTGCCCACCCACCATCCGGCGCTCGGCGAGATGCAGGAGCATCTGCTGGACGACCAGCTGAACCTGCTGGGCCAGACCACCACCAGCACCCTGGTGTGCGCCGAGATCGCACGGCGGCTGCCGCACGGGGAACCGCGCCGGCAGGACGTGGCCGCCGGTCTCGGCCTCGCGGAGCGCACGCTGCAGCGGCGGCTGCAGGAGGAGTCGGTGTCGTTCCAGTCGCTGCTCGACCGCACCCGCCGCGAACTGGCGCAGCAGTACCTGGCGCAAGACCGGCACACGCTCACCGACGTGGCCGACATGCTCGGTTTCGTCGACAGCAGCAACTTCTTCCGCGCCTGCAAGCGCTGGTTCGGGTTGCCGCCCGCCCAATACCGGGCGCGGATCTGGGACACGCCGGCGCTCGCCCACTGA
- a CDS encoding protein adenylyltransferase SelO has product MSLLAEDTAAADLGLRWKPGFGALGPAFLTQLRPTPLPDPYWVGHSEAAARMLGLPADWRQSDSTLSALTGNLPVAGTQPFATVYSGHQFGVWAGQLGDGRAIMLGETEGGLEVQLKGAGRTPYSRGADGRAVLRSSIREFLCSEAMHGLGIPTTRALCVTGSDARVYREVPESAAVVTRVAPSFIRFGHFEHFAANQRDAELRALADYVIDRYYPACRTTDRFNGNAYAAFLEAVSERTAALLAQWQAVGFCHGVMNTDNMSILGLTIDYGPFQFLDGFDPRHICNHSDTSGRYAFNQQPNVAYWNLFCLAQALLPLIGDQDIAVAALESYKTVFPREFEARMRAKLGLAEPAEGDRALIEGVLKLLAAERVDYTIFWRRLSQHMAGGPAEPVRDLFLDRAGFDAWLLSFSERHAELPRPEAAALMLKSNPKYVLRNHLGQQAIEAASQKDFSGVATLLALLETPFEEHPGADAYAGFPPDWASTIEISCSS; this is encoded by the coding sequence ATGAGCTTGCTTGCCGAAGACACCGCCGCCGCGGACCTGGGATTGCGCTGGAAACCCGGTTTCGGGGCGCTGGGCCCCGCCTTTCTCACCCAACTGCGGCCGACACCCCTGCCCGATCCCTACTGGGTGGGCCACAGCGAGGCGGCGGCGCGCATGCTCGGCCTGCCGGCCGATTGGCGGCAATCGGACAGCACGCTGTCCGCCCTCACGGGCAACCTCCCCGTCGCCGGCACGCAGCCCTTCGCCACGGTGTACAGCGGCCACCAGTTCGGCGTCTGGGCCGGCCAGCTCGGCGACGGCCGCGCGATCATGCTCGGCGAAACCGAGGGCGGCCTCGAAGTGCAGCTCAAGGGCGCGGGCCGCACGCCCTACTCGCGCGGTGCCGACGGCCGCGCCGTGCTGCGCTCCAGCATCCGCGAATTCCTTTGCAGCGAGGCCATGCATGGCCTGGGCATTCCGACCACCCGCGCGCTCTGCGTCACGGGCTCCGACGCCCGCGTGTACCGCGAAGTGCCCGAATCCGCCGCCGTCGTGACCCGTGTGGCGCCCAGCTTCATCCGCTTCGGCCACTTCGAGCACTTTGCGGCCAACCAGCGCGACGCCGAACTGCGCGCGCTGGCCGACTACGTCATCGACCGCTACTACCCGGCCTGCCGCACCACCGATCGCTTCAACGGCAACGCCTACGCGGCCTTCCTGGAAGCCGTGAGCGAGCGCACCGCCGCCCTGCTGGCGCAGTGGCAGGCCGTGGGCTTCTGCCATGGCGTGATGAACACCGACAACATGAGCATCCTCGGGCTCACCATCGACTACGGGCCGTTCCAGTTCCTGGACGGCTTCGATCCGCGCCACATCTGCAACCACAGCGACACCAGCGGCCGCTATGCCTTCAACCAGCAGCCCAACGTGGCCTACTGGAACCTGTTCTGCCTGGCGCAGGCCCTGCTGCCGCTGATCGGCGACCAGGACATCGCGGTCGCCGCGCTGGAGTCGTACAAGACCGTGTTCCCGAGGGAATTCGAAGCCCGCATGCGCGCCAAGCTCGGACTCGCGGAGCCGGCCGAAGGCGATCGCGCGCTCATCGAGGGTGTGCTGAAGCTGCTGGCCGCCGAAAGGGTCGACTACACGATCTTCTGGCGCCGCCTTTCGCAGCACATGGCCGGCGGCCCTGCCGAGCCGGTACGCGACCTGTTCCTGGACCGCGCGGGCTTCGATGCCTGGCTGCTATCCTTTTCAGAGCGCCATGCGGAACTGCCGCGTCCGGAAGCCGCAGCCCTGATGCTCAAATCGAATCCGAAGTACGTGTTGCGGAACCACCTGGGGCAGCAAGCCATCGAAGCGGCAAGCCAGAAGGACTTCTCGGGTGTGGCAACCTTGTTGGCCCTGCTCGAAACCCCATTTGAAGAACATCCCGGCGCCGATGCCTATGCCGGGTTCCCGCCCGATTGGGCCTCCACGATCGAAATCAGCTGCTCATCATGA
- the msrB gene encoding peptide-methionine (R)-S-oxide reductase MsrB codes for MTTPVQKTDAEWKALLAEKGAEPAAFEVTRHAATERPFTGKYEAVWDDGTYHCICCGAKLFESTAKFDAGCGWPSFSEEAVPGAIRNIVDRSHGMVRTENVCANCGAHLGHVFPDGPTETGLRYCMNSASLDFKKK; via the coding sequence ATGACCACCCCCGTACAGAAAACCGACGCCGAATGGAAAGCCCTGCTCGCCGAAAAAGGCGCCGAGCCCGCGGCCTTCGAGGTCACGCGCCATGCGGCCACCGAACGGCCCTTCACGGGCAAGTACGAGGCGGTTTGGGATGACGGCACCTACCACTGCATCTGCTGCGGCGCCAAGCTGTTCGAATCGACCGCCAAGTTCGACGCGGGCTGCGGCTGGCCCAGCTTCTCCGAAGAAGCCGTGCCGGGCGCCATCCGGAACATCGTCGACCGTTCGCACGGCATGGTGCGCACCGAGAACGTCTGCGCCAATTGCGGCGCCCACCTGGGCCACGTGTTCCCCGACGGCCCCACCGAAACCGGCCTGCGCTACTGCATGAACTCGGCCTCGCTCGACTTCAAGAAAAAATGA
- a CDS encoding septation protein A produces MKLILDFFPILLFFGAYKLADIYTATGVLMAATVLQMGIIYAMERKLQAMQKATLVLILLFGTLTLVLHDDRFIKWKPTVLYGAMAIALAVALWALKKNFLKMLLGSQLQLPDRIWGRLNVAWIGYCLFMAVINGYVAAYFTTEAWVNFKLWGYVFPIVFLVAQGLYISPHLKGDDKPAA; encoded by the coding sequence ATGAAACTGATCCTCGACTTCTTTCCGATCCTGCTGTTCTTCGGCGCCTACAAGCTGGCCGACATCTACACCGCCACCGGCGTGCTGATGGCCGCCACCGTGCTGCAGATGGGCATCATCTACGCCATGGAGCGCAAGCTGCAGGCCATGCAGAAGGCCACCCTGGTGCTCATTCTGCTGTTCGGCACGCTCACCCTGGTGCTGCACGACGACCGCTTCATCAAGTGGAAGCCCACGGTGCTCTACGGCGCCATGGCCATTGCGCTGGCGGTGGCGCTCTGGGCGCTGAAGAAGAACTTCCTCAAGATGCTGCTGGGCTCACAGCTCCAGCTGCCGGACCGCATCTGGGGCCGCCTGAACGTGGCGTGGATCGGCTATTGCCTCTTCATGGCGGTCATCAACGGCTACGTGGCGGCGTACTTCACCACCGAGGCCTGGGTCAACTTCAAGCTCTGGGGCTACGTGTTCCCGATCGTGTTCCTGGTGGCGCAGGGCCTCTACATCTCGCCGCACCTCAAGGGCGACGACAAGCCCGCGGCATGA
- a CDS encoding BolA family protein, whose translation MSAAVSHPLPLPTARDLEAALREALQPTTLEVIDESGAHAGHAGANAEGRGSHFRVRIASPLFEGKPRVARHRLVYDALQVFIAQGLHAIAIEVL comes from the coding sequence ATGAGCGCAGCCGTGAGCCACCCCCTCCCCCTGCCGACCGCACGCGACCTCGAGGCGGCGCTGCGCGAAGCGCTCCAGCCCACCACGCTCGAGGTGATCGACGAAAGCGGCGCCCACGCCGGCCATGCGGGCGCCAACGCCGAGGGCCGCGGCAGCCATTTCCGGGTTCGCATTGCTTCCCCACTGTTCGAAGGGAAGCCCCGCGTGGCGCGCCATCGCCTTGTGTATGATGCCCTCCAGGTTTTTATCGCGCAGGGTCTGCACGCCATCGCCATCGAGGTGCTCTGA
- the purL gene encoding phosphoribosylformylglycinamidine synthase, with translation MTQPAPQALPVVTLFEGGSALSDFRARQLLPKLQAIDARIEGISARFVHLVVTDAALDAVDHERFAALLTYGEPFEAPAKAGTSVVVTPRLGTVSPWASKATDIAHNCGLALRRVERVTQYHLKLKAPLIGKAPVLEGDLLAAVAGPLHDRMTESVLATVAQAASLFSELPAQPMALVDVQGGGRAALVAANTGFGLALAEDEIDYLVDAFTRLGRNPSDVELMMFAQANSEHCRHKIFNASFTIDGKAQPQSLFSMIRHTEKQNPQHTVIAYADNASVMEGTTVERFVPASDSQSYQKDSTLSHVLMKVETHNHPTAISPFPGASTGAGGEIRDEGATGRGSRPKAGLTGFTVSKLWPEEGHYGKPEHIASPLQIMTEGPLGGAAFNNEFGRPNLLGYFREYEQTVASDLDTVQRGYHKPIMIAGGLGSIDATQTKKIHFPAGSLLIQLGGPGMRIGMGGSAASSMATGANAAELDFDSVQRGNPEIERRAQEVINHCWQQGAANPILAIHDVGAGGLSNAFPELTNDAGRGARFDLRAVPLEESGMAPKEIWCNESQERYVLAIAPESLEQFKAFCERERCPFSVVGVATEERQLLVADEGAAVQPVDMPMDVLLGKPPKMHRDVKTVTRTFKPLDLTGVDLQKAAIDVLAHPTVASKRFLITIGDRTVGGLSHRDQMVGPWQVPVADCAVTLADYKGFAGEAMSMGERTPLAALDAPASGRMAVAEAVTNLLAAPIELSRVKLSANWMAACGEPGEDAALYETVKAVGLELCPALGVSIPVGKDSLSMRTQWKDNGEAKKVTSPVSLIVTAFATLADVRGTLTPQLDATEADTTLVLIDLGRGQHRMAGSILAQTLGQSGDTVPDLDDPEQLVALVNAVNALRAGGKILAMHDRSDGGLFATVCEMAFAGHVGVALNVDMLVTEGDGISDSRMETGDAKNWAQQVSARREELTLKALFNEELGMLLQVRTEERNEVMQVLRAHGLSAHSHFVGKTRPASSTMDAGKGKLEVWRDAKSVFSASLHDLHQVWDSVSWKIARERDNPACADAEHAAAGEPSDPGMHVFLPLPLGEGRGEGSGLDAPAILQSRPKVAILREQGVNSHVEMAYAFTEAGFEAYDVHMTDLQAGRADLANFKGVVACGGFSYGDTLGAGIGWARSITFNPKLAEQFKAFFGREDTFGLGVCNGCQMFAELADIIPGAEAWPRFTTNQSERFEARLSMVEVLESPSLFFAGMAGTRLPIAVAHGEGYANFKHRGDAAKAIAAMRFVDNHGQPTEQYPFNPNGSAGGLTSVTTPDGRFTAVMPHPERVFRNIQMSWTPGDRSELSPWMRIWRNARRWVG, from the coding sequence GTGACGCAGCCCGCACCTCAAGCCCTTCCCGTCGTAACCCTTTTCGAGGGCGGCAGCGCACTCAGCGATTTCCGCGCGCGGCAACTGCTGCCGAAGCTGCAGGCGATCGATGCGCGCATCGAGGGCATCAGCGCCCGTTTCGTGCACCTGGTGGTCACCGATGCGGCGCTCGACGCGGTCGACCATGAGCGCTTCGCCGCGCTCCTGACCTACGGCGAGCCCTTCGAGGCCCCGGCCAAGGCGGGCACCTCGGTGGTCGTCACGCCCCGCCTGGGCACCGTGTCGCCCTGGGCCTCCAAGGCTACCGACATCGCCCACAACTGCGGACTGGCGCTGCGCCGGGTCGAGCGGGTCACGCAATACCACCTGAAGCTCAAGGCCCCGCTGATCGGCAAGGCGCCCGTGCTCGAAGGCGACCTGCTCGCGGCCGTGGCTGGCCCGCTGCACGACCGCATGACCGAATCGGTGCTGGCCACGGTCGCGCAGGCCGCCAGCCTGTTCAGCGAGCTGCCGGCCCAGCCTATGGCGCTGGTCGACGTGCAGGGCGGCGGCCGCGCCGCGCTGGTGGCGGCCAACACGGGCTTCGGCCTGGCGCTGGCCGAGGACGAGATCGACTACCTGGTCGACGCCTTCACCCGGCTCGGGCGCAACCCGAGCGACGTCGAGCTGATGATGTTCGCGCAGGCCAACAGCGAGCACTGCCGCCACAAGATCTTCAATGCCAGCTTCACCATCGACGGCAAGGCCCAGCCGCAAAGCCTGTTCTCGATGATCCGCCACACCGAGAAGCAGAACCCGCAGCACACGGTGATCGCCTATGCGGACAACGCCTCGGTGATGGAAGGCACCACCGTCGAGCGCTTCGTTCCGGCTTCGGATTCGCAGAGCTATCAAAAAGATAGCACACTGAGCCATGTGCTGATGAAGGTCGAGACGCACAACCATCCGACCGCCATTTCGCCATTCCCCGGCGCCTCGACCGGCGCGGGCGGCGAGATCCGCGACGAAGGCGCCACCGGCCGCGGTTCCAGGCCCAAGGCCGGCCTGACGGGCTTCACCGTATCCAAGCTCTGGCCGGAAGAGGGCCACTATGGCAAGCCCGAGCACATCGCCAGCCCGCTGCAGATCATGACCGAGGGCCCGCTGGGCGGTGCCGCGTTCAACAACGAATTCGGCCGGCCCAACCTGCTGGGCTACTTCCGCGAATACGAGCAGACGGTGGCGAGCGACCTCGATACGGTGCAGCGCGGCTACCACAAGCCCATCATGATCGCGGGCGGCCTCGGCAGCATCGACGCCACGCAGACCAAGAAGATCCACTTTCCGGCCGGCTCGCTGCTGATTCAGCTCGGCGGCCCCGGCATGCGCATCGGCATGGGCGGCAGCGCCGCAAGCTCGATGGCCACGGGCGCCAACGCGGCCGAGCTCGATTTCGACTCGGTGCAGCGCGGCAACCCCGAGATCGAGCGCCGTGCGCAAGAGGTCATCAACCACTGCTGGCAGCAGGGCGCGGCCAACCCCATCCTCGCGATCCACGACGTGGGCGCGGGCGGCCTGAGCAATGCCTTCCCCGAGCTGACCAACGACGCCGGCCGCGGCGCGCGCTTCGACCTGCGCGCCGTGCCGCTCGAAGAGTCGGGCATGGCGCCCAAGGAAATCTGGTGCAACGAAAGCCAGGAGCGCTACGTGCTGGCCATCGCGCCCGAATCGCTCGAACAGTTCAAGGCCTTCTGCGAGCGCGAGCGCTGCCCGTTCTCGGTGGTTGGCGTGGCGACTGAAGAACGCCAACTGCTGGTGGCCGACGAAGGCGCCGCCGTGCAGCCCGTCGACATGCCGATGGACGTGCTGCTCGGCAAGCCGCCCAAGATGCACCGCGACGTGAAGACAGTCACCCGGACCTTCAAGCCGCTCGACCTCACGGGCGTGGACCTGCAGAAGGCCGCCATCGACGTGCTCGCGCATCCGACCGTGGCCTCCAAGCGCTTCCTGATCACCATCGGCGACCGCACCGTGGGCGGCCTGAGCCATCGCGACCAGATGGTCGGCCCCTGGCAGGTGCCGGTGGCCGACTGCGCCGTGACGCTGGCCGACTACAAGGGCTTCGCCGGCGAGGCGATGAGCATGGGCGAGCGCACGCCGCTGGCCGCGCTCGATGCGCCGGCCTCGGGCCGCATGGCCGTGGCCGAGGCCGTCACCAACCTGCTGGCCGCGCCGATCGAACTCTCGCGCGTCAAGCTCTCGGCCAACTGGATGGCCGCCTGCGGCGAGCCCGGCGAAGACGCCGCGCTATACGAAACGGTCAAGGCCGTGGGCCTGGAACTGTGCCCGGCGCTGGGCGTATCGATTCCGGTCGGCAAGGATTCGCTGTCGATGCGCACGCAGTGGAAGGACAACGGCGAAGCGAAAAAGGTCACCTCGCCCGTGAGCCTGATCGTGACCGCCTTCGCCACGCTGGCCGACGTGCGCGGCACGCTCACACCGCAGCTCGACGCCACCGAAGCCGACACCACGCTGGTGCTGATCGACCTGGGCCGCGGGCAGCACCGCATGGCCGGCAGCATCCTGGCGCAGACGCTCGGCCAGAGCGGCGACACCGTGCCCGACCTCGACGATCCAGAGCAACTCGTCGCGCTGGTCAATGCCGTGAATGCATTGCGCGCCGGCGGCAAGATCCTGGCCATGCACGACCGCAGCGACGGCGGTTTGTTCGCCACCGTCTGCGAAATGGCCTTTGCCGGCCACGTCGGCGTGGCGCTGAACGTCGACATGCTCGTCACCGAAGGCGACGGCATTTCCGACAGCCGCATGGAAACCGGCGACGCCAAGAACTGGGCGCAGCAGGTCAGCGCGCGGCGCGAGGAGCTCACGCTCAAGGCGCTGTTCAACGAAGAGCTCGGCATGCTGCTGCAGGTGCGCACCGAAGAGCGCAACGAGGTGATGCAGGTGCTGCGCGCCCACGGCCTCAGCGCCCACAGCCACTTCGTCGGAAAGACCCGGCCCGCCAGTTCCACGATGGATGCCGGCAAGGGCAAGCTCGAAGTCTGGCGCGACGCCAAGTCGGTGTTCAGCGCGAGCCTGCACGACCTGCACCAGGTCTGGGATTCGGTCAGCTGGAAGATCGCGCGCGAGCGCGACAATCCCGCCTGCGCCGATGCCGAGCACGCCGCCGCCGGTGAGCCTTCGGACCCCGGCATGCACGTATTCCTCCCTCTCCCTCTGGGAGAGGGCCGGGGTGAGGGCAGCGGCCTCGACGCCCCCGCCATCCTCCAGTCGCGCCCCAAGGTCGCCATCCTGCGCGAACAAGGCGTCAACTCGCATGTCGAGATGGCCTACGCTTTCACCGAAGCCGGCTTCGAGGCTTACGACGTCCACATGACCGACCTGCAGGCGGGCAGGGCGGACCTCGCCAACTTCAAGGGCGTGGTCGCCTGCGGCGGCTTCAGCTACGGCGACACGCTGGGCGCGGGCATCGGTTGGGCGCGCAGCATCACCTTCAACCCGAAGCTCGCCGAGCAGTTCAAGGCCTTCTTCGGCCGCGAAGACACCTTCGGCCTGGGCGTGTGCAACGGCTGCCAGATGTTCGCCGAACTGGCCGACATCATTCCGGGCGCCGAAGCGTGGCCGCGCTTCACCACCAACCAGAGCGAGCGCTTCGAGGCCCGGCTGTCGATGGTCGAAGTGCTCGAATCGCCGAGCCTCTTCTTTGCGGGCATGGCCGGCACGCGCCTGCCGATCGCGGTGGCGCATGGCGAGGGTTATGCCAACTTCAAGCACCGCGGCGACGCCGCCAAGGCCATTGCGGCCATGCGCTTCGTCGACAACCACGGCCAGCCCACCGAGCAGTACCCGTTCAACCCCAACGGCAGCGCGGGCGGCCTGACCTCGGTGACCACGCCCGACGGCCGCTTCACGGCCGTGATGCCGCACCCCGAGCGCGTGTTCCGCAACATCCAGATGAGCTGGACGCCGGGCGACCGCAGCGAACTGAGCCCGTGGATGCGCATCTGGCGCAACGCGCGCCGCTGGGTCGGCTGA
- the map gene encoding type I methionyl aminopeptidase — MSITYKDAAGIEAMRVACRLASEVLDYLTPLIKPGITTNDVDRLAAEYMVKQGTTSATVGYMGASSVPFPKSLCTSVNHVVCHGIPNDKPLKKGDIMNVDVTVIKDGWFGDNSRMYIIGDASIAAKRLCSITFEAMWHGILQVRPGAHLGDVGHAIQKFAEGQGFSVVREFCGHGVGQRFHEEPQVLHYGRPGTLEELKPGMIFTIEPMINAGKREVKEDFKGGQYDGWTIVTRDHSLSAQWEHTVLVTETGYEVLTLSEGSPPLPSFVTSTKT; from the coding sequence ATGAGCATTACCTACAAAGACGCCGCAGGCATCGAAGCCATGCGCGTCGCCTGCCGCCTGGCTTCCGAGGTGCTGGACTACCTCACGCCCCTCATCAAGCCCGGCATCACGACCAACGACGTCGACCGGCTCGCCGCCGAATACATGGTCAAGCAGGGCACCACCTCGGCCACGGTGGGCTACATGGGCGCCAGCAGCGTGCCTTTTCCGAAGTCGCTCTGCACCTCGGTCAACCACGTGGTCTGCCACGGCATTCCCAATGACAAGCCGCTGAAAAAGGGCGACATCATGAACGTCGACGTGACCGTCATCAAGGACGGCTGGTTCGGCGACAACAGCCGCATGTACATCATCGGCGACGCTTCCATCGCGGCCAAGCGCCTGTGCTCGATCACCTTCGAAGCCATGTGGCACGGCATCCTGCAGGTGCGCCCGGGCGCGCACCTGGGCGACGTGGGCCATGCGATCCAGAAGTTCGCCGAAGGCCAGGGCTTTTCGGTGGTGCGCGAGTTCTGCGGCCACGGCGTGGGCCAGCGCTTCCACGAAGAGCCGCAGGTGCTGCACTACGGCCGTCCGGGCACGCTGGAAGAACTCAAGCCCGGCATGATCTTCACCATTGAGCCGATGATCAACGCAGGCAAGCGCGAGGTGAAGGAAGACTTCAAGGGCGGCCAGTACGACGGCTGGACCATCGTCACGCGCGACCACTCGCTGTCGGCGCAGTGGGAACACACGGTGCTGGTCACCGAAACGGGCTACGAGGTGCTCACGCTGTCGGAAGGCAGCCCGCCCCTGCCCTCGTTCGTCACTTCCACGAAGACGTGA